One Megalops cyprinoides isolate fMegCyp1 chromosome 4, fMegCyp1.pri, whole genome shotgun sequence genomic window carries:
- the LOC118776274 gene encoding membrane-associated phosphatidylinositol transfer protein 2-like isoform X5, which translates to MLIKEYRIPMPMSVDEYRIAQLYMIQKKSREETCGEGSGVEILENRPYTDGPGGSGQYTHKVYHIGMHIPSWFRSILPKAALRVEEESWNAYPYTRTRYTCPFVEKFSIDIETYYKPDTGNQVDVFNLSPAERRQRSLDPIDIVKDPIPPHEYKAEEDPRLYKSVKTQRGPLSEDWIEEFNNNPGKMPIMCAYKLCKVEFRYWGMQSKIERFIHDVGSPSRHSISEWRMQSIARDSEDSSDEEFFDAHEDLSDSEEVFPKEITKWSSNDLMDKIEAADTDEAPGEMYQESAGEYAVAGSRERLNEIRGFINRPASITAVPSVMVTSPSADGSSQPTLQPSKIHVLILVLHGGNILDPGGGDQSSKQGDVNTISMAFETVMRVHYPAALGRIAIRLVPCPAICAEAFSLVSSLSPYSYDEGCLSNSQDHIPLAALPLLATSSPQYQDAVATVIMRANQVYGDFIKSLEGATFSGQVCLIGDCVGGILGFDALCNSNQTVSESQNSSRRGSLVSVQDNDLLSPGIIINSSYCSASSSLESSRHLSRSNIDIPRSGGPDDPKKPLPRKRSDSSTYELDTIKQHQAFLSSLHSSVLRNDPGSRRSSSSTMLEGSSLGKLDFEVSDFFLFGSPLGLVLALRKTVIPLLDVPQLRPACQQVYNLFHPADPSASRLEPLLEKKFHLLPPFSVPRYQRFPLGDGNSALLVETVQSNPQLLLESGGSLSTRYQEGVSETCIPVPVLNWQDGSLKAPPTPVESDVVQSHGGVFVDSSYPSSPITAPPCRGPRRASEVSIASQVSGLADSYTASNIANIAARWWGTKRIDFALYCPDALTAFPTVALPHLFHASYWESTDVVSFLLRQVMRHENSSILELDGKEVSEFTPSKPREKWLRKRTHVKIRNVTANHRVNDAVFTEDGQQVVTGRFMYGPLDMVTLAGEKVDIHIMTQPPSGEWVYFDTELTNSSGRVSYVIPESKRLGIGVYPVKMVVRGDHTFADSYLTVLPPGTEFVVFSIDGSFAASVSIMGSDPKVRAGAVDVVRHWQDLGYLIIYVTGRPDMQKQRVVAWLSQHNFPHGIVSFCDGLVHDPLRHKANFLKSLISEAHMKIFAGYGSTKDISVYSSIGLPPSHIYIVGRPTKKMQHQCQFITDGYAAHLSQLEYNHRSRPAKTASTRMVLRKGSFGLGANGDFLRKRNHLLRTISSQPTGGGGGGVVGGHARPERTQSQSDSERERERMERVQRSMSIAASCWGRSGSTKLEPGALSHK; encoded by the exons AAGAAGAGCCGTGAGGAGACGTGCGGCGAGGGCAGCGGGGTGGAGATCCTGGAGAACCGGCCGTACACGGACGGGCCTGGCGGCTCGGGCCAGTACACTCACAAGGTCTACCACATCGGCATGCACATCCCCAGCTGGTTCCGTTCCATCTTGCCCAAGGCTGCCCTGCGCGTGGAGGAGGAGTCCTGGAACGCCTACCCCTACACCCGCACACG gtACACCTGCCCCTTCGTGGAGAAGTTCTCCATCGACATTGAAACATACTACAAGCCCGACACGGGGAACCAGGTGGATGTCTTCAATTTATCACCcgcagagaggagacagaggagccTAG ACCCAATTGACATCGTGAAGGACCCCATCCCCCCACATGAGTACAAGGCGGAGGAGGACCCCAGGCTCTACAAGTCGGTGAAGACCCAGCGGGGCCCCCTGTCTGAGGACTGGATCGAGGAGTTCAACAACAACCCTGGCAAGATGCCCATCATGTGCGCATACAAGCTGTGCAAGGTGGAGTTCCGCTACTGGGGCATGCAGTCCAAGATCGAACGCTTCATCCATGATGTAG GTAGCCCCTCCCGCCACAGCATCTCTGAGTGGAGGATGCAGAGCATTGCACGGGACTCCGAGGACAGCTCAGATGAGGAGTTCTTCGATGCGCATG AGGATTTGTCAGACAGTGAGGAGGTTTTCCCCAAGGAGATCACCAAGTGGAGCTCCAATGACCTGATGGACAAGATTGAGGCGGCGGACACGGACGAGGCTCCAG GAGAGATGTACCAGGAGTCAGCTGGGGAGTATGCTGTGGcaggcagcagggagaggcttAATGAG ATACGCGGCTTTATTAACCGCCCTGCCAGTATCACTGCTGTTCCCAGCGTCATGGTAACCAGCCCCTCGGCA GATGGCTCTTCCCAGCCGACTCTGCAGCCCTCCAAGATCCATGTCCTCATCCTGGTCCTCCACGGCGGGAACATCCTGGACCCGGGTGGCGGCGACCAGAGCAGCAAGCAGGGCGACGTCAACACCATCAGCATGGCCTTCGAGACGGTGATGCGCGTACACTACCCCGCCGCGCTGGGCCGCATCGCCATCCGCCTGGTGCCCTGCCCCGCAATCTGCGCCGAGGCCTTCTCCCTGGTGTCCAG CCTGAGCCCCTACAGCTATGATGAGGGCTGCCTGTCTAACAGCCAGGACCACATTCCACTGGCCGCTCTGCCACTGCTGGCCACATCCTCTCCTCAGTACCAGGACGCCGTGGCGACTGTCATCATGCGGGCCAATCAGGTGTATGGTGACTTCATCAAATCCTTGGAGGGAGCCACCTTCTCCGGGCAG GTGTGCCTGATCGGGGACTGCGTGGGCGGGATCCTGGGCTTTGACGCCCTGTGCAACAGCAACCAAACGGTTTCTGAGAGTCAGAACAGCAGCCGGCGGGGCAGTCTGGTGAGTGTGCAG GATAACGACCTCCTCTCCCCCGGGATCATCATTAACAGCAGCTACTGTTCGGCGTCATCCTCCCTGGAGAGCAGCCGGCACCTGAGCCGCAGCAACATCGACATCCCCCGCTCCGGCGGCCCCGACGACCCAAAGAAGCCACTGCCCCGCAAGAGGAGCGACTCCTCCACCTATGAGCTGGACACCATCAAACAGCACCAAGCCTTCCTGTCCAG ccTGCACTCCAGTGTCCTGCGGAATGACCCCGGCTCACGCaggtccagcagcagcaccatgcTGGAGGGCAGTTCTCTGGGGAAGTTGGACTTTGAAGTGTCTGATTTCTTCCTGTTTGGATCCCCACTGGGCCTGGTCCTGGCGCTAAGGAAGACAGTCATCCCACTCCTGGACG TGCCCCAGCTTCGCCCAGCATGTCAGCAGGTCTACAACCTGTTCCACCCGGCTGACCCCTCAGCATCACGTCTGGAGCCACTGTTGGAGAAGAAGTTCCACCTTTTGCCCCCCTTCAGTGTGCCCCGCTACCAGCGATTTCCACTGGGAGATGGCAATTCTGCACTGCTGG TGGAGACAGTCCAGAGCAACCCTCAGCTCCTGCTGGAGAGTGGGGGCTCCCTCTCCACGCGCTACCAGGAGGGCGTCAGCGAGACCTGCATCCCCGTGCCCGTGCTAAACTGGCAGGATGGCTCCCTTaaggccccgcccaccccagTGGAGT CAGATGTTGTTCAGTCTCATGGTGGTGTCTTCGTGGACAGTTCGtacccctcctcccccattACTGCCCCCCCCTGCCGGGGCCCGCGGAGGGCCAGTGAGGTCAGCATTGCCAGCCAGGTCTCAGGATTGGCAGACAGTTACACTGCCTCCAACATAGCCAACA TTGCGGCTCGCTGGTGGGGCACCAAGCGCATCGACTTTGCCCTCTATTGTCCTGACGCCTTGACAGCCTTCCCCACCGTGGCACTGCCACACTTGTTCCACGCATCATACTGGGAATCCACCGACGTGGTGTCCTTTCTGCTCCGACAG GTCATGAGACATGAGAACTCTAGCATCCTGGAGCTGGATGGCAAGGAGGTGTCGGAGTTCACCCCTTCCAAACCCCGTGAGAAGTGGCTTCGGAAAAGGACTCATGTCAAGATCAGG AACGTGACAGCCAATCACCGGGTCAACGATGCAGTATTCACGGAGGATGGGCAACAGGTGGTGACCGGACGCTTCATGTACGGCCCGCTGGACATGGTCACTCTTGCCGGGGAGAAG GTGGACATCCACATCATGACTCAGCCTCCATCAGGGGAGTGGGTGTACTTTGACACAGAGCTGACCAACAGCAGCGGCCGTGTCTCCTACGTCATCCCCGAAAGCAAGCGGCTGGGCATTGGGGTGTACCCAGTCAAGATGGTGGTCAG GGGCGACCACACCTTTGCAGATAGCTACCTGACAGTGCTGCCCCCAGGGACAGAGTTTGTGGTGTTCAGCATTGACGGCTCCTTTGCCGCCAGCGTCTCCATCATGGGAAGTGACCCCAAAGTGCGGGCCGGAGCAGTGGATGTGGTCAG ACACTGGCAGGACCTGGGGTATCTGATCATCTATGTGACGGGGCGGCCGGACATGCAGAAGCAGCGTGTGGTGGCCTGGCTGTCCCAGCACAACTTCCCCCACGGCATAGTGTCCTTCTGTGACGGGCTCGTCCACGACCCCCTGAGGCACAAGGCCAACTTCCTCAAGTCGCTCATCTCTGAG GCTCACATGAAAATCTTCGCTGGGTATGGGTCCACCAAGGACATCTCCGTGTACTCCTCCATCGGCCTGCCCCCCTCTCATATCTACATCGTGGGAAGACCCACCAAAAAGATGCAGCACCAGTGTCAG TTCATCACTGACGGCTACGCCGCCCACCTCTCCCAGCTGGAGTACAACCACCGCTCGCGCCCCGCCAAGACGGCCAGCACCCGCATGGTCCTGCGCAAGGGCAGCTTCGGCCTGGGCGCCAACGGCGACTTCCTGCGCAAGCGGAACCACCTGCTGCGCACCATCTCCTCGCAGCCGACGGGTGGCGGCGGTGGTGGCGTCGTGGGCGGCCACGCCCGGCCCGAGCGCACGCAGAGCCAGTCGGACAGCGAGCGCGAGCGTGAGCGCATGGAGCGCGTGCAGCGCAGCATGAGTATCGCCGCCAGCTGCTGGGGCCGCAGCGGCAGCACCAAGCTGGAGCCCGGCGCCCTCAGCCACAAGTAG